From one Streptococcus oralis genomic stretch:
- a CDS encoding VirB4-like conjugal transfer ATPase, CD1110 family, which yields MKRKSNTLKKQKTSMTNQKEVVKGKKEEVLPSTSNTLSYQALYQNGLMQVKEDYFSQSYLLGDVNYQTVGLEDKGAIIEKYSDLINSLDDQTNFQLTIFNKRLNLEKFRQSVLYEEKEDGYDSYRKELNRMMNQNLDSGENNFSAVKLISFGRKDSNPKQAYRSLSQIGEYFKSGFSEIDARFESLAGEERVNLLADMLRGEHHLPFSYRDLTRSGQTTRHFIAPNLLDFKNKNYLQINDRLLQIVYVRDYGMELGDQFIRDLMQGDLELIVSLHAQSSTKADAMKKLRTKKTLMESQKIGEQQKLARTGIYLEKVGHVLESNIDEAEELLKTMTETGDKLFQTVFLIGVFGQDEEELKQALDTIQQVAGSNDLMIDKLPYMQEAAFNSLLPFGCDFLEGVSRSLLTSNVAVNSPWTSVDLQDRSGKYYGINQISSNIITIDRSLLNTPSGLILGTSGAGKGMATKHEIITTKIKESGENTEIIIVDPEAEYSVIGRAFGGEMIDIAPDSQTYLNVLDLSEENMDEDPVKVKSEFLLSFIGKLLDRKMDGREKSIIDRVTRLTYQSFKEPSLEEWVFVLSQQPEEEAQNLALDMELYVEGSLDIFSHKTNIQTGSNFLIYNVKKLGDELKQIALMVVFDQIWNRVVRNQKLGKKTWIYFDEMQLLLLDKYASDFFFKLWSRVRKYGASPTGITQNVETLLLDPNGRRIIANSEFMILLKQAKNDREELVQLLGLSKELEKHLVNPEKGAGLIKAGSVVVPFKNKIPQGTQLFDIMSTDPDKMASN from the coding sequence ATGAAAAGAAAATCAAATACATTAAAGAAACAAAAAACTTCAATGACTAATCAGAAAGAAGTAGTTAAAGGAAAAAAAGAGGAAGTGTTACCCTCTACGTCTAATACTCTTTCCTATCAAGCCCTGTATCAAAATGGTCTGATGCAGGTGAAAGAAGATTATTTCTCACAAAGCTACTTACTTGGTGATGTCAATTACCAGACCGTTGGTTTAGAAGATAAGGGCGCAATCATTGAGAAGTATTCTGATTTGATTAACTCCCTAGACGATCAAACCAACTTCCAATTGACTATCTTTAATAAAAGATTGAATCTAGAAAAATTCAGACAAAGTGTTTTGTATGAGGAAAAAGAAGATGGGTATGATAGCTATCGTAAAGAATTGAATCGGATGATGAATCAGAATTTAGACAGTGGTGAAAATAATTTTTCAGCTGTGAAACTGATTAGCTTTGGTAGAAAGGATTCTAATCCCAAACAAGCCTATCGTTCCTTGTCCCAAATAGGAGAATATTTCAAGAGTGGTTTCTCAGAAATTGATGCACGATTTGAATCCTTGGCTGGAGAAGAGCGTGTCAACTTGTTGGCCGATATGCTTAGAGGAGAACACCATCTTCCTTTTTCTTACCGTGATTTAACGAGATCTGGTCAGACAACTCGTCACTTTATAGCACCTAATCTCTTGGATTTTAAAAACAAGAATTACCTACAAATCAATGACCGCTTGTTGCAGATTGTCTATGTCAGAGACTATGGTATGGAGTTAGGAGATCAGTTTATCAGAGACCTCATGCAAGGAGATTTGGAATTGATTGTGAGCCTCCATGCTCAAAGTTCGACCAAGGCGGATGCTATGAAGAAACTACGAACAAAGAAGACCTTGATGGAATCCCAAAAGATTGGGGAACAACAAAAACTAGCTCGTACAGGTATCTATTTGGAAAAAGTAGGCCATGTTTTAGAAAGCAATATCGATGAAGCTGAAGAACTCTTAAAAACCATGACCGAGACAGGAGATAAACTATTTCAAACTGTCTTCTTGATTGGGGTCTTTGGTCAGGATGAAGAAGAACTCAAACAAGCACTAGATACGATTCAACAAGTGGCCGGCTCAAATGACCTAATGATTGATAAACTACCATATATGCAAGAAGCAGCCTTTAATAGTTTGCTGCCATTTGGTTGTGATTTTTTAGAGGGAGTATCACGGAGTTTATTAACATCTAATGTAGCAGTGAACTCTCCTTGGACTTCAGTAGACTTACAAGACCGTAGTGGGAAATATTATGGTATCAATCAAATCTCAAGCAATATTATTACCATTGATCGAAGCCTATTAAATACACCGTCTGGTCTGATTTTAGGAACATCAGGAGCTGGGAAAGGGATGGCAACCAAGCATGAAATTATCACGACCAAAATCAAGGAATCTGGTGAAAATACTGAAATTATCATCGTGGATCCAGAAGCAGAATACAGTGTCATTGGACGAGCTTTTGGTGGAGAAATGATTGATATTGCGCCCGACTCCCAGACTTATCTCAATGTACTTGACTTGTCTGAGGAAAATATGGATGAGGATCCTGTTAAGGTAAAATCAGAATTTCTTTTATCCTTTATCGGTAAGTTATTGGATAGAAAAATGGACGGAAGAGAAAAATCGATTATCGACAGAGTCACCAGACTCACCTATCAGTCATTTAAAGAGCCTTCTTTGGAAGAATGGGTCTTTGTCTTGAGCCAACAACCAGAAGAAGAAGCGCAGAATTTGGCACTTGATATGGAACTGTATGTCGAAGGTTCTCTTGATATTTTTTCTCATAAGACCAATATTCAGACAGGATCTAATTTCTTAATCTATAATGTTAAAAAGTTAGGAGATGAGCTGAAACAAATTGCTCTTATGGTTGTTTTTGATCAGATATGGAACCGTGTCGTTCGGAACCAAAAATTAGGGAAGAAGACCTGGATTTATTTTGATGAAATGCAACTTCTCTTATTAGATAAATATGCCAGTGATTTCTTCTTTAAATTGTGGAGTCGTGTCAGAAAATATGGAGCCAGTCCGACTGGGATAACCCAAAATGTCGAAACTTTATTGTTAGATCCAAATGGTAGACGGATTATTGCAAATAGTGAATTTATGATTCTCCTCAAGCAAGCAAAAAATGACCGAGAAGAACTGGTTCAACTCTTAGGATTGTCAAAAGAACTTGAAAAACACCTAGTCAATCCAGAAAAAGGGGCAGGACTAATAAAAGCTGGTTCCGTTGTCGTTCCCTTTAAAAATAAGATTCCTCAAGGTACTCAATTGTTTGATATCATGAGTACGGATCCTGATAAAATGGCTTCTAATTAA
- a CDS encoding phage tail tip lysozyme: protein MKDKREIIRARKAFRRSLKDEKKFLKQGKKEVKKQKKDSAVLDEKPWKKEIKEKLEEMREASKERVKQANEDYNHILQNSPPSLLNRKELRDRRLPHARKRLKIAKKQFREAKVEAKEERKESRKERKTNQKFLYGQESKQKSNFFFQGKSLEELKAKKEVKAAKENLKSTKQAYKSKKVSRKAKTFLYVLGREGGELASENEDLEGYRILQETIRKGKRYSRLSYNLGKASVKTGQATGRFTKKRLTNTKERYHHFKDGKGWKLAKDKPSSFKNRFRKLKKQGPTSVRNIYQKLKAAFSFFTFVAGNPVTWIVGGIVFLLLLIMSFFLGFSSASLIQQDEFELTKAYTHLTWEDAEQTRTNEKGITYYTKVDDVMGYMNFKFHDYELHKPVHLFSSETYKDYLSTLWHDLNDGEDLKSMQDLYETPKYKLSKNDQEEMKELKEEGVYTSMQELDNPFEGKSNEDSLTMTYRYGYYDLDGKPTLQEYILLEAKAHQTIVAPMDGVVSLDGDDVILTNGKGENESRLTLYSIHNGRAIEGTRVLTGDIIGETPDDTGLKVSYQKYKNKKEKLVYVNPQFYFPKVIQLQTTILPAIGQFGGDEFERAKHIYEFLKSQGASPQAIAAILGNWSVESSINPKRAEGDYLSPPVGATDSSWDDESWLAIGGPAIYSGAYPNILHRGLGLGQWTDTADGSTRHTALLNYARIQNKKWYDLDLQLDFMLHGDSPYYQSWLKDFFGNTGSAANLAQLFLTYWEGNSGDKLLERQTRATEWYYQIEKGFSQTNGGQAKSDPQSLEGVRGDLYDHSVPGGGDGMAYAYGQCTWGVAARMNQLGLKLKGSNGEKISIINTMGNGQDWVATASSLGGETGSTPRAGAIVSFVGGTHGTPADYGHVAFVEKVYDDGSFLVSETNYGGNPNYTFRKISQADSAISFAYTTK from the coding sequence ATGAAGGATAAAAGAGAAATCATACGTGCACGAAAGGCATTTAGAAGAAGTCTAAAAGATGAGAAGAAATTCTTGAAACAAGGAAAGAAGGAGGTGAAGAAACAGAAAAAAGATTCCGCTGTACTGGATGAAAAACCATGGAAAAAAGAGATAAAAGAAAAGCTAGAGGAGATGAGAGAAGCTTCAAAGGAGAGAGTAAAACAAGCAAATGAAGACTACAATCATATTCTTCAAAATAGTCCTCCATCTCTTTTGAATCGGAAAGAATTAAGAGACAGACGGTTGCCTCATGCTAGGAAACGATTGAAAATAGCTAAGAAGCAATTTAGAGAAGCCAAGGTAGAAGCAAAAGAAGAAAGAAAAGAGAGTCGTAAAGAAAGAAAAACCAATCAAAAATTTCTCTACGGTCAGGAATCGAAACAAAAATCTAATTTTTTCTTTCAAGGGAAGAGTTTAGAAGAATTAAAAGCTAAGAAAGAAGTCAAGGCCGCAAAAGAGAATCTAAAATCTACTAAACAAGCCTATAAGTCCAAAAAAGTCAGTAGGAAAGCCAAAACTTTTCTTTATGTCCTTGGACGTGAAGGTGGAGAGTTAGCTTCAGAAAATGAAGATTTAGAAGGCTATCGCATACTTCAAGAGACAATTAGAAAAGGAAAACGCTACAGTCGGCTTTCTTATAATCTTGGAAAAGCTAGTGTCAAAACAGGACAAGCAACAGGTCGTTTTACCAAGAAAAGACTGACCAACACAAAAGAGCGATACCATCATTTTAAGGATGGAAAAGGATGGAAACTAGCGAAAGATAAACCAAGCTCCTTTAAAAATCGGTTTCGAAAATTAAAGAAACAAGGTCCTACAAGTGTTCGAAACATCTATCAAAAACTAAAAGCAGCCTTTTCCTTCTTTACATTTGTGGCTGGAAATCCTGTAACCTGGATAGTTGGAGGAATAGTCTTTCTTCTTTTACTTATAATGAGCTTCTTTTTAGGATTTTCATCTGCTAGTTTGATTCAACAAGATGAATTTGAATTAACAAAAGCTTATACCCACCTAACTTGGGAAGACGCAGAACAAACTCGTACAAATGAAAAAGGAATTACCTATTACACAAAAGTTGATGATGTGATGGGGTATATGAACTTTAAATTCCATGACTATGAGTTACACAAACCAGTTCATTTATTTAGTTCAGAAACTTACAAGGATTATCTATCTACTTTGTGGCATGATTTAAACGATGGGGAAGATTTGAAATCCATGCAAGACCTTTATGAAACTCCTAAGTATAAACTCTCGAAAAACGATCAAGAGGAAATGAAGGAACTAAAAGAAGAGGGTGTCTATACTTCCATGCAGGAATTGGACAATCCATTTGAAGGGAAAAGCAACGAAGATAGTCTAACCATGACTTATCGTTATGGATACTATGATTTAGACGGAAAACCTACTCTTCAGGAGTATATTCTACTAGAAGCGAAGGCTCACCAAACAATTGTCGCACCAATGGATGGTGTTGTATCTCTAGACGGAGATGATGTTATTCTCACTAACGGAAAAGGAGAGAATGAGAGTCGATTGACCTTGTATTCTATTCATAATGGCCGTGCGATTGAGGGGACAAGAGTCCTAACGGGTGATATTATTGGTGAAACACCAGACGATACAGGTTTGAAAGTTTCCTATCAAAAGTATAAAAACAAGAAAGAAAAATTGGTGTATGTCAATCCGCAATTTTATTTTCCAAAAGTCATTCAACTTCAGACCACTATCTTACCTGCCATTGGTCAGTTTGGTGGGGATGAGTTTGAACGTGCAAAACATATTTATGAGTTTTTGAAATCTCAAGGGGCAAGTCCTCAAGCCATTGCGGCTATTTTAGGAAATTGGTCGGTAGAATCTTCTATCAATCCAAAACGAGCTGAGGGAGATTATTTATCTCCTCCAGTTGGCGCTACCGATTCCTCATGGGATGATGAAAGCTGGTTAGCAATTGGAGGTCCAGCCATTTATAGTGGTGCTTATCCTAATATTCTTCACAGAGGTTTAGGTTTAGGGCAATGGACAGATACTGCAGATGGTTCAACACGTCATACAGCTTTATTGAATTATGCACGCATCCAAAATAAGAAGTGGTATGATTTAGACCTCCAACTTGATTTTATGCTTCACGGGGACAGTCCTTACTATCAAAGTTGGTTAAAGGATTTCTTTGGAAATACGGGCAGTGCAGCCAATCTCGCCCAACTCTTCCTTACCTATTGGGAGGGAAATTCTGGTGACAAACTACTGGAAAGACAAACTAGGGCAACGGAATGGTATTACCAAATTGAAAAAGGCTTCAGCCAAACAAATGGAGGACAAGCAAAGAGTGATCCACAATCCCTTGAAGGGGTTCGTGGGGACTTGTATGATCATTCTGTTCCTGGTGGTGGAGATGGTATGGCCTATGCCTATGGACAATGTACATGGGGTGTTGCGGCTCGTATGAACCAGTTAGGCTTAAAATTAAAAGGAAGTAATGGAGAGAAGATTTCAATCATTAATACCATGGGAAATGGTCAGGACTGGGTTGCGACAGCTTCAAGTCTTGGAGGGGAAACTGGCTCTACACCAAGAGCAGGTGCCATTGTTTCTTTTGTAGGAGGTACACATGGGACACCAGCAGACTATGGTCATGTGGCTTTTGTAGAGAAGGTCTATGATGATGGTTCTTTTCTAGTTTCTGAAACCAACTATGGTGGAAACCCTAACTATACCTTTAGAAAAATCTCTCAAGCAGATAGTGCCATTAGTTTTGCCTATACTACGAAATAG
- a CDS encoding PBECR4 domain-containing protein → MVNSRDYCNPNYTEKIKLQRFFNQLQIAASFFKEHFVGKIMYYETEIESVELHFSPTNFMHLCGVDYRKGAGSFFDDCLNRHVIIDELKIKKDGTTMQKLQVLGSIEELLGKHVHLTGSGRYLYLEFDYALRTRKQILALTLKDTSKKIVPQSLLDLKRKTVFPKGQKVISIYSKHLQTSELFYYLKD, encoded by the coding sequence ATGGTAAATTCTAGAGATTATTGTAATCCAAATTACACCGAAAAAATAAAACTTCAGCGTTTTTTTAATCAGTTACAAATTGCGGCTTCTTTTTTTAAAGAGCACTTCGTTGGCAAAATCATGTATTATGAAACGGAAATAGAAAGTGTTGAACTTCATTTTTCACCTACTAATTTCATGCACCTATGTGGTGTTGATTACCGAAAAGGTGCAGGCAGTTTCTTTGACGATTGTTTAAATAGACATGTCATAATTGATGAGTTGAAAATAAAAAAAGATGGAACCACGATGCAAAAGTTACAAGTTTTAGGATCCATTGAGGAATTATTGGGAAAACATGTTCATCTAACTGGTTCAGGACGTTATTTGTATTTGGAGTTTGACTATGCTCTACGTACAAGAAAACAGATACTAGCATTAACATTGAAAGATACATCAAAGAAAATTGTTCCTCAATCTTTATTAGATTTGAAGAGAAAGACAGTATTTCCAAAAGGTCAAAAAGTAATTTCAATTTACTCAAAACATTTACAAACGTCGGAACTTTTTTATTATTTAAAAGATTAG
- a CDS encoding thrombospondin type 3 repeat-containing protein: MEAIYQRDSDQDGLTDAQELALGTNPLSADSDGDGRSDLLEVEEGTNPLEKDLQDINKTSLTEPSSVFMEMKQKISNMMESHYKEFIQALISIETGIENQQDLEDLYTYYMRTDAVSLLSSDLETSHQEVEMEIEL; the protein is encoded by the coding sequence ATGGAAGCCATTTATCAACGTGATTCGGATCAAGATGGATTAACTGATGCTCAAGAATTGGCGCTAGGAACCAATCCTCTTAGCGCAGATTCTGATGGTGATGGACGTTCAGATTTATTAGAAGTAGAAGAAGGAACCAATCCCTTAGAAAAGGATTTACAAGACATAAACAAAACAAGTCTAACTGAACCGTCATCAGTATTTATGGAAATGAAACAAAAGATTTCAAATATGATGGAGAGTCACTACAAGGAATTTATACAGGCTCTGATTAGTATTGAAACAGGGATTGAAAACCAACAAGACTTAGAAGACTTATATACTTACTACATGAGAACAGATGCCGTTTCTCTTTTGTCTAGTGATTTAGAAACCAGTCATCAAGAGGTTGAAATGGAGATAGAGTTGTAG